A genomic stretch from Arachis stenosperma cultivar V10309 chromosome 3, arast.V10309.gnm1.PFL2, whole genome shotgun sequence includes:
- the LOC130969410 gene encoding bidirectional sugar transporter SWEET14-like, producing MAMTRESWAFVFGLIGNVISFAVFLAPIPTFYQIYKKKTSEGFQSLPYVVALFSAMLWIYYALVKKDAALLLITINTFGIVVETAYLAIFLFYAPKKARFSTIKLLMLLNVFGFGAMLLATLYLSKGAKRLAIIGWICLVFNISVFAAPLFIMRKVIKTRSVEYMPFTLSFFLTINAVMWFFYGLFLKDYYIALPNTLGFLFGIIQMVLYLMYRNATPVALQEPVKAQELNGHTIDVLKIDTNHALAKV from the exons ATGGCCATGACCCGTGAATCTTGGGCTTTTGTGTTTGGCCTCATAG GCAACGTGATCTCTTTTGCGGTGTTCCTTGCTCCAAT ACCGACCTTCTACCAAATATATAAGAAGAAGACGAGCGAGGGATTTCAGTCACTTCCATATGTGGTTGCACTCTTTAGTGCAATGCTTTGGATTTACTACGCATTGGTTAAGAAAGATGCTGCTCTTCTTCTTATCACCATTAATACCTTTGGAATTGTTGTAGAAACTGCTTACCTTGCCATCTTCCTGTTTTATGCCCCAAAGAAGGCTAGG TTTTCCACTATCAAGCTTCTTATGTTGCTGAATGTGTTTGGATTTGGAGCTATGTTGTTGGCAACTCTGTACCTATCTAAAGGAGCGAAGCGTCTTGCTATCATTGGATGGATTTGTCTCGTTTTTAACATTAGTGTTTTTGCTGCGCCTCTCTTCATCATG AGGAAAGTGATCAAGACGAGGAGTGTGGAGTACATGCCATTCACTTTGTCCTTCTTCTTAACCATCAACGCCGTTATGTGGTTCTTCTATGGCCTTTTCCTCAAAGACTACTACATTGCT CTTCCGAACACGCTGGGATTTCTGTTCGGGATCATTCAGATGGTGCTGTATTTGATGTACAGAAATGCGACACCGGTGGCACTGCAAGAGCCAGTGAAAGCGCAGGAGCTTAATGGCCACACCATCGATGTTCTCAAGATCGACACCAATCATGCTCTTGCCAAAGTCTAA
- the LOC130966759 gene encoding probable WRKY transcription factor 14 has protein sequence MLVDPLKTPLNWRTRLQIANEVVVALEYLFLFSDLPAYHVSISSGNIMLDENFAAKLLDFGFLTPSANSVMMANSGGPYLLTEYKTEVLILSYFTKHLLFRYQINYDCTELKNLLAVAKLCIKSRDKATFTISQLFRRNESRSNEAAVLEEALIEPRIMLQSSTNSEIIGDGFRWRKYGQKVVKGNPYPQSYYRCTNVKCNVQKHVEREIDDPRAFVTTYEGKHNHEMPTKNINPNVPSERDSQASLSKDKP, from the exons ATGCTGGTAGATCCCTTGAAGACCCCCTTAAATTGGAGGACGAGGTTGCAGATTGCTAATGAAGTTGTAGTAGCACTG GAATACTTGTTTCTTTTTAGTGATCTACCAGCATATCATGTCTCCATCAGCTCAGGCAATATTATGTTAGATGAGAACTTTGCAGCTAAA CTATTAGATTTTGGCTTTCTTACTCCTAGTGCAAACTCTGTCATGATGGCAAATTCAGGAGGTCCTTATCTCTTAACAGAATACAAAACTGAGGTACTTATTCTTAGTTACTTCAC caAGCATCTTTTATTTCGGTATCAAATCAATTATGACTGTACGGAGCTTAAAAATCTTCTAGCAGTGGCAAAATTATGTATCAAATCAAGGGACAAGGCTACATTTACAATCTCTCAGTTATTTCG GAGGAATGAGAGTCGATCCAATGAAGCAGCAGTGTTGGAGGAAGCATTAATCGAGCCACGCATTATGCTGCAGAGTTCTACAAATTCAGAGATAATTGGAGATGGCTTCCGCTGGAGGAAGTACGGGCAGAAGGTGGTGAAGGGCAATCCATATCCTCA AAGTTATTACAGATGTACAAATGTAAAGTGTAATGTTCAAAAGCATGTGGAGAGAGAAATAGATGATCCAAGAGCATTTGTCACTACATATGAGGGTAAGCACAATCACGAGATGCCAACCAAGAACATCAACCCAAATGTCCCCTCTGAGAGAGATTCACAAGCTTCTCTTAGTAAAGACAAACCATGA